The nucleotide window TCTTTTTCGGAGAAGCAGTAGGTGATCTCCTTGCCGCTCTGCACGCGGAAGAGCGGCGGCTGCGCGACGTAGAGATAGCCCTTTTCGATGATCTGCGGCATGTAGCGGAAGAAGAGGGTGAGCAGCAGCGTCCTGATGTGGGCTCCGTCGACGTCGGCATCGGCCATGATGAATATTTTGTGATAGCGCAGCTTGTCCTCGTTGAAGTCGTCGCCGACGCCGCAGCCGAGGGCGAGGATGATGTTGCGTATCGTCTCGCTGCTGAGGATCTTTTCAAGGCGCGCCTTTTCGACGTTGAGTATTTTGCCGCGCAGCGGCAGTATCGCCTGGAATTCGCGGTTGCGCCCCTGTTTGGCGCTGCCGCCCGCGGAGTCTCCCTCGACGATGTATATCTCGCAGTCCGCGGGGTTGCGGTTCGAGCAGTCGGAGAGCTTGCCGGGCAGGGTGAGGCCGCTCATGACCGATTTGCGGCGCACGAGCTCCTTGGCCTTCTTCGCCGCCTCGCGGGCCTGGCGCGCGCGGAGGGCGCTTTCGACGATCGGCTTCAGTATCTCCGGGCGTTCGTCGAGGGCGTTCTTGAGCCCCTCGTAGACGATGGAGTCGACGATGCCCTTTACGTCGTTGTTGCCGAGCTTGGTCTTGGTCTGTCCCTCGAACTGAGGCTCCATCACCTTGACGGAGATGACGGCGGTGAGACCCTCTTTAAGGTCGTCGCCGGAGAGGTTGGTGTCTTTTTCTTTGAGTATCTTTAGTTTGCGCGCCTCGTCGTTTATCGCGCGCGTCATCGCGGAGCGGAAGCCCGCGACGTGGGTGCCGCCCTCGATGGTGTTGATAAGGTTGACGAAGCCGAAGAGCCTTTCAATATAGGTGTCGTTGTACTGGATCGCCACCTCAAGCTGTGTCTTGTCCTTTTCTCCGTTGATCACCACGGGCTCCTTGAAGAGAACCTCTTTGCCCTTGTTGAGGTATTCGACAAAGGCGGAGATGCCTCCGGGGTAGTGATAGCTCTTTTTCTCCGGTTTCTCGGGGCGCTGGTCCTCGAAGTTGATGGTGATATGCGAGTTCAGGAAGGCGAGTTCGCGCAGGCGCTGTTTGAGGATGTCGGCCTGGAATTCCGTCGTGGAGAATATCTCGTCGTCCGGCATGAACTGCACGCGCGTGCCGCGCAGTTCCGTATCGCCGGCGACCTCCAGCTGCGTCATGGGGATGCCGCGCTCGTAGCGCTGGTGGTATTCTTTGCCGTTGCGCCAGATCGTCAGCTCGAGCCAGATGGAGAGGGCGTTGACGACGGATATGCCGACGCCGTGGAGCCCGCCTGAGACCTGATAGGCGCTCTTGTCAAACTTGCCTCCGGCGTGGAGAACGGTGAGGACTACCTCAGCCGCCGACTTGCCGGATTCGTGCTGCTCTGTGGGTATGCCTCGGCCGTTGTCGATGACGGTGACGCTGCCATCGGGGTTGATCGTTACGTCGATCGTGTCGCAGAAGCCGGCGAGCGACTCGTCTATCGAGTTGTCCACCACTTCGTAGACGAGGTGGTGCAGGCCGCGCTGGCTCTGGTCGCCGATGTACATGCCGGGGCGCTTGCGTACCGCCTCAAGCCCTTCAAGAACGTGAATGTCCTTTGCTGTATAATCCGAGGCGTTCGCCCCGTTCTGCTGTGTGTTTGCCATGATGTCCATATCTTCCATCTATATAACTCCTTTACTCTTAAATACAATAGTTGTTAAACCAGCAAAAATGATTAAATCGTTACGTCCTGATTTTTGCTTTTCGGGGGCAAAAATACTGCCGATTCCGCCGCGAAAGCTCTCTGTCTCTTGGCCAGTGTAGGCGGGGTGAACGATGTTGTTTCCGTCGTGCCGTCTCTTTTGAGGATCACCGTTTGACTCTCACTTCGGTAAATCGCGGTCACATTTGCGAGGCAGATGATGTTTTTGCCCTCCAGAGGAATAAACATTTGTAGAATCCCCCAATCAGTCTATAATTATACCATGTCGTCCACCTGAAACGGAGTGAATTCATGAACACTTTATTTATACTTTCCAACTCCCCCGGAGAGGTCTCCGGCTGGATGGGGCCCGTTACGAGGGCACTCGCTGAGAGGGCTCTCCCGCTGAATATAACGGGAGTGACGCTGCCCTGTCCCTACGCGAGCGGCATGGAGGCGGGGAGTGCGCGCCGGCTGCCCGGCGTGACCGAGGTCGTGCGGCTTCGGGACGCGATGCGCGCTGCGCCCGCCGGCGGCAAACGGCTTATTTTGCAGCTTGGGGGGGACCCGATGTATGGCTGCGCGCTCTCGCTCAAGCTCCGCACTCCGTGGATGATATATACAGCGAGGCCGCGCTGGCGCGGACGCGTGCGGCACTATTTCCTTCCCGACGAGTTTGCCCTGCGGTGCTTCGAGCGGGCCGGTGTGGCGGCGAAGCGGCGGAGCCTCGTCGGTAACCTGATACTTGACAGCGTACCGGAGCGCGGCGGCGGTGGCGCGCGTGAATTCCGCGAACGGTATGGGATATCGGCGGAGCACATTATCTGCTTCATGCCCGGCAGCCGTCCCTTTGAGTATGAGCTGGGCTTCGCCTTTTACAGCGAATGTGCGCGTATCCTTCATAAAAAGTATCCGCAGTGGCAGGCGGTTCTGCCGGTGGCGCCGACGGTCGACGAAGCGTGTCTCCGCGCGGGGCTCAGGAAGACGGGGCTTGCCTGGCGCGGCGGCGAAGAGGTGGAGGAGATACTTCTTGACGACGGCGGCCGCGTGCCGCTTGTGCGTTCTGGACAGTATGACGCGATCTCCGCGGCCTCGCTGGCGGTCGCCTTTCCGGGGACGAACAACCTTCAGATCGCCTCGCTTGGCGTGCCGCTGCTGATGATCGCGCCGCTCAATCAGGCGGAGAACATCCCGTTAGACGGGCTCGCGGGTGCGCTCTCTCCCGATACGCCGGGGCTGCGTACGCTTAAAAAGAGGCTTGTCTTCTGGTATAACGCTAAGGAAAGTTATGTCTCCCTGCCCAACAGGATGGCGGGCCGTCTGGTGCTGCCGGAGCGGCG belongs to Cloacibacillus sp. and includes:
- a CDS encoding DNA topoisomerase subunit B: MEDMDIMANTQQNGANASDYTAKDIHVLEGLEAVRKRPGMYIGDQSQRGLHHLVYEVVDNSIDESLAGFCDTIDVTINPDGSVTVIDNGRGIPTEQHESGKSAAEVVLTVLHAGGKFDKSAYQVSGGLHGVGISVVNALSIWLELTIWRNGKEYHQRYERGIPMTQLEVAGDTELRGTRVQFMPDDEIFSTTEFQADILKQRLRELAFLNSHITINFEDQRPEKPEKKSYHYPGGISAFVEYLNKGKEVLFKEPVVINGEKDKTQLEVAIQYNDTYIERLFGFVNLINTIEGGTHVAGFRSAMTRAINDEARKLKILKEKDTNLSGDDLKEGLTAVISVKVMEPQFEGQTKTKLGNNDVKGIVDSIVYEGLKNALDERPEILKPIVESALRARQAREAAKKAKELVRRKSVMSGLTLPGKLSDCSNRNPADCEIYIVEGDSAGGSAKQGRNREFQAILPLRGKILNVEKARLEKILSSETIRNIILALGCGVGDDFNEDKLRYHKIFIMADADVDGAHIRTLLLTLFFRYMPQIIEKGYLYVAQPPLFRVQSGKEITYCFSEK